The sequence TCACCTGCTGTCCCTGCAGTCTCTGCTGGAGCTGTAGTCTGAGCGGCTTGGCCGTATTCATCCGAGCTCTCATCATGTTAGCACGAGGATGCATAGCTCCCATACCACCCATTCCGGGAAAACCACCCTGCTGGCTCATCTGACTCATCATGGGGTTAAACCCTGGTCCAGACTGCCCCTGCAGGGGACCAGGTCCAGGGCCAGGACCGGGGTTGGGACCAGGGCCGTATCCGCCCTGCATCCCCATGGATGGGGGGCCCGGGTAGCCCTGCCCATACATGCCCTTGGGCTCCATACCCATAGAAGAGTCAGGCCCCGGACAAGGACCAGAGAAGGGGTCTGTCGGAGGGGGCTGGTCTGAACTATGACCCTAAAGGGAGAAAATCGCAAGATGTTGGTTTTCAGGGAATGTGATTGGACGGTTGCTCTAAAATCTCTAATGCCACAGCATTAATGATTGTGATTTATAAACTAAACACATCTGTTCCATGAAGCGGGCTGGCTGAGTACCTGGTTGATGAGATCTGGTATGCCAAGGGCACGGTCGATCTCCTCCAGAGCAATGACGTCAGTGTTGTTGAGTAGAGAGTCCAGCTGGTCCAGCAGAGCTCGCTCATCACTCTGACCCTCAGTGGTGGACGGAGGGACCAGAAGATCATCCAGAGAGTTATTAAATGGCAGCCTGATATAGAAAAAGCAGAGAGCAAAGATGATGCTATTGACTTTTGGGTGTAAAAACATCTTAACATCCTTAaaaatttacttgagaagcaataAGATGCAGATTTCAGAGAATATATCTTGAATTAAGTACTTTTTGGGGTTTCAGaataaatcaaaaaaaaaaaaaaaaaaaaaagttatatatatatatatatatatatatatacacaccaaTGCTATTTTaccattatattttaaaatgtaatttattcctgtgatgcaaagctgaattttcaattattactccagtctttagtgtcacatgatccttcagaaatcattctaatatgctgatttgctgctcaaagaaatcgtttgtaacattataaatgcctttactatcacttttgaccaatttaagGCACCCTTGTCCTTGCTTCTTTCCCAAAAATgctgatttcaacattgataataataatacacttttcagcatattagaatgatttctgaaggatcatgggacactgaagactggagcaattatgctgaaaattcagctttgacatcacaggaataaattacattttataatatattaaaatagaaaacagttattttaaattgtaataatatttcacaatactacagtattttttctttttttgtatttttaatcaaataaatgcagccttggtgtgcagaagagactttaaaaacaacaacaaaaatggcAGTGGCAgttcattttgaatggcagtgtatatataaaattacatgaatactttaaaatgctattattttatggactaaaaaacaataatatttaaaagaaattcAGTGCTGCTTTCTTATtcagaatgtttttgtttgctaaCATGAAACAATCAATTTGGAAGGGCATCGGGGAGAAGACATGTGATTGGATGTAAGGATGTGGTCCATTTTAGTGAACAAGTCTAATTTTAAGCATTTGGCATCATTAAAAGCAGCATACAAATGATCTTAAACTGTAGCTCTAGTGTAGTATCATCTAATTTACCTGTTTGCATTTTGTGGTCCCTCCATTCCCATCCCACTGTCTGGCCATGAAGGGGACTGTGGCGGAGGTGCCTGCCCTCTGAATGAATTCATACCCATTCCTACATCATAAGGCCCTGCAAGAACAACATCATGCAGTTTGAAAGATTAAAATTGAGATATTACCTGTTTTAATAGGCCCACTCTGCTGGTTTTTAATTATTCTGAATTAACAGCACTTACCCATATCCATCAACTGCTGCTGCAACATGGATCTGGTAGCAGGAACGCTGTTAGATCGGTTAACCATGGGTCCTCCCATCATGCTCTTAGGATTGTGGTCCATGCCTGCACGACCCATGCCAGGGTGTCCGACAGGGCTGCTGGCGGAACCGGACATTCCCCAATCTCCCGCACCTGCCATAGGGGGCCGATTGGGCATTCCCATTGGCCTGTTTGGACCTCCTGGGAACAACATGGTGGAAATGTTAAAATCCAGCTATAAAATGAATATATGCATGGTTTTAGTTACATTTATATAAGTAAAGTTAAAAAATGAGACTCACCCATGCCCATCTGGTTGTCAGTGTGCTCCTGTTTGACGAGAGAGGAAGGAGCACTCCTCCTACCCGTCATGCCCGGCCCGCTCAAGGGTTTGCCATCGACAGACACTGCTCTCTGGAAGGGCACACGCTGACCAGGGCCCATACCAACAACTTCCCGGTCTGGAACACACAATGATGTATATATTTTGCATTAAGAATAAAACACAATGGGCAGCACTTTTGGTAATCTACATGCTCATCTGCAGTtacctttaaaatatttgtCGAGTTCATTTTCTGTTGAAGTTTACATGTTGTCATCTAGTCAGATTAAATTTTCAACATCCCCTCCTGGCTTTGAGGCCCTCGAGGTGTTGTGACTCACCATGTGCGGTGCTGTTAGGTCCATTGCCTTGCTTATTGACCCCTTCCATCCCTCCAGTTCCAGAATCAGCAAACATTCCAGAACCAGAATTCCTCAGCCCTCCAAGAATACTCTCCAAGTTATCCAgctggaaaaacaaaacaaaaaggatTGATTAtagaataataaacaaataaatctgaattGGATCAGAGTTTCATTATTAATTCCAAAATATAAGACTGATGTGATCTTGAGAAGTATAAACCcaccccaaaaaaataaataaataaatcaaccaTGAATACCTCATCGGGTGGTTCAGTCTTGACTTTGCCCTCCTGGTTGTTAGAATTGGAGGTTGTGACACCTGACCCCTGCCCTCCATTGGCCCCTCTCCCTTCCAGCTCCTCCAGCTTTGGCTTGACCTCTGTGGCATTGGGCTCTTTGGAGTCATCCTTATTGAGGAGGTAGTGAAGAAGGGCTTGGGGCTTTTTTCCTTCTTTCGGACTGTGCTGCTCCTGTTTGAGATCCAAATTCCTCCCTTCAGCGCCTGGGTGCTCCGAACCGAGAGAAGTCTTTCCAGTGGCCTCGGCTGTTATGCGAGCCACCTCATCGGGTGTGTTTCCATTTTGAAGAAGCTTATGGagtatcttgtgtttttcctgTAAGGTGTGAGAACCGTGATGTCCACTGGGACAAGCTGTAGACGACACTCCTCCCGAGCTTTGCTGATTTAGGTTATTCCCCGATGATGACCCGGATGAGGAGGACACCCCCGTCGAAGAAGGACTCATCATGCCACTTCCTGCCTCCTTTGAGTCGGAGCCCATTGGAGTGGAGGCACGACCTGGGACAGGTCCACCAGTCGCAGTCCCAATCCCAATCTCTTCAGTTGGGGATGTGAGCAACTGAAGTAACTTCTTGTGGCCCTTTCCATCAGGAACTCTCCGGTTGACTTCCGCCCCAGTGGAACCGTCCTTGTTGGACTGACTGTCTGGCTTATCCGTGGTTTCCGATGAAGAGGCCTGTTGTTGATCCAACCCTGTGCTGTGAGCACTTGACGGGCTCTTGGAGTCACCAGTGCTGGGTTTGTTGTTGCTGGCCTGGCCTTGCTGACTGGACTGGGTCGAGTTGATGCTGGGAGAGCTGTCGGATTTGTGGGCAGGTGAGTTGAGAGCTGAAGGTAGAGAAGAGCCAACACCTTCACTGATGGCCTGGAGGGCATTCAGTGAGCTGCTAGAGAAGGTGTTCCCAACTGACGGACCAGAAGATCCACCACTGCCACCCATACCCACAGGACCCATGGGAGAGTGCATGCCTGTGACATCAATAAAGTAAAGAAATTATAGCTAAATCTTGAGCTTGTTTTCACATGCAGCACATATGCAGATCGCACATATGCATTGACGTTTTATTGTACTAATTAGTTTGTCCACAAGATGGCAACACTGCCAAGGCCGGATTTTACATAGTTGAAAATGAAACCAATAAAACGACTACTAGAGATGCAAAAACAATAGACGGTCATGTTGACAAGCGCTCATGTGAAGGAAGAAGTACACACAACTGTAGTTTAAACAggtacaaagacatttttatcgGCGATAACTTCAGGAGAGAAATAGCGCAGATACACTGAACAAGGACAAAACTTTCTAGTGTGAATGTATCGAGTGCCTGTGTTCACGCACACTATCAAATGGAGTATACATTGAAGCACCGTGCATTTGGCTTACGCATACAATAAGCATTTGtgttaaaactgaaatatattttgGGCTTAATAGACAAaacactatattatatatatatatatatatatatatatatatatatatatatatatatatatatatatatatatatatatatatatatatatatatatatatatatatatagaatatttTTAGGCCAATGAAATCTGGaatattttcacatattttctgTGATGGTTGAAAGTGAAGATCTgcaaaactgatttaaatacaaTGAAATTTGTTAATataccaattaaaaaaaaaatagacaacTGTGCTTATTTATTGGCAGGtgagaaaattatcaaatttgctaAAATATGATGGTGccgatagcctcgtgggcagcaTGCAGACATATAGAGTTGTTGCGCTTCGGGCAACCCGAGTTCGAGTCGCAGCTCGCAGACCTTTTCCGATCCCgtcccactctctctctctctctctctctctctctctctctctcgctctccccCACTTTGCTTCCTGTCCACTCtatactctctctctcccacttcaTTTTCTGTCCACTCTATACTATCTTGTCATAATAAAAGGCAAAAATTGGCAAAAataattctttaaaaattaaatatatttgctAATTATTTAACAAATACACAAGGTGCTTGGGATGTGTAGAACTTTTGGAATGATATGTTTGAATGCTGTGGAACTGAGCAGAGCTTTCAGTGGAATTCTGTTAGATTCCGCATGACTAATATTCCATCCATTTAAAGTAACTGCAAAAACAGGACACATACCTCCAGGTGAGAAAGGACTTGCACCCATTTTAGGACTCCCTCGTATCCGTGGTGACCCCATGAGGTTCTGCTGGGCAGGGTTCATACCGGGGCTTCCTTGTGAGGGACTTGTCATGCCCATTCCATAGCCACCCCCATGAAACTGACCCTGTTGGTGCTGATTCATACCAGGATGGCCCATCTGATTCATAGAGTTCATCTGATTCATTTGATTAATCTGATTCATAGAGCTCATTTGATTCATGCAATTCATCTGATTCATATTCATTTGATTCATTGAATTCATCTGGTTCATTTGATTCATCTGATGCATGGGGTTCATTTGATTCATCCTGTTGGCTGGGCCGAACATAGGTCCTCCTCTGGGTCCCATGTGACCTTGCTCGTTCATACCGTAGCCCCTGGTATTGCCCATGCCCATCTGGGCATTCGGATTTGCATTGCCCATAACAGATCGCATTACACCACCCTGGTTGGGTCTGTATCCATTTTGCTCCCTGTGTGAAAGAGATTGAGATGAGGGTGAGGACAGCACAGAGGTATTTTCATGTAAAATCAGAGTTGTGTGTAACTGTTGGCTTTGAGCAAAGGTGTACAAACCTCTGCAGAAGATGGGTAGAGAGGAATGTGACTGGATCATTGGTGACAGGGTTTCGGCATAGCTCGCTACGCGTTTGTGCCGTTACTGGAGTGCCATCTGACAAAGAGAACCGATAGGGTGGAGTCTCTGCTCTGCCATGAACATATGCTGAAAAgaagtagaaaaaaaaacatcattagCAAAACAAAAGTACTCAGTCTTTCCATTTCACACCTCATGCAAAAGCAGCATGTTTTCAACAAGTTACAGAATTCACACTTCCATTTTGTCTTTCAACATCTTTTCTCAAACTATATGGaatcatatatataaatatatataaattttcacACCAAACTGAGCTTCCATTCACCGCTATAGAAATTTACCCAGCTGATGCTTCTGAGAACCCCAGAAATGTAAAAAGGGTTCATAGTTCATACCAGAAAAGAAAAGATTCATACAGGCGTACTACCACATACCTTCATGATAGTGTCTCTTGTAGGACCAGGGCTGACCCTCGCTGCGATGCAGGAACATCTGCATACATCTGCGCACTAAATCCTCCCAGCCAGGACGCATGGTGGTGTGCAACAGGCTCTGCTGCTCGATCTCGATCAGTTTACCtgtggtcaaatgcacacactCAGATTTGGTACCAGATTTGTCTCAAATGTATGTCTATGCAATTCGTTTTATCCATTTCACTGTCCACCGGTCCAATATCATCTGATATTAATAGCACACTTCCTTCCCCATTTATTGTAGTcatttttgttctgttgaaaGTGACCTTTATACTtatcaatattatatatataatatatatatatatatagctcaaaaTTGGAATTTTCACATGAATTCTTTGTGcattcactttgtaaacactgttaTGGTCTTTTTAATATCCGGCAGTGCtatataatgttttcattaacagtatttaatgaatttaagTAATTTCAATTAATATCATCatattaatgtcataatttttcACCTTGTCTATGTAATGTAGACGAAATCAAAGAAAAAATTCACATGTAATTGAGTTGAATGTCACCGTAATCAATTTTACCTGATAGTTCGTGTCTAGTGCTGAATCGTTCTGTCCTCTCCACTGCTGTCACTCTTCGTGCTACACAAATCATACACGACTGCAGGTCTGAAAGACAGaaacactatttatacttaagcTGCACTGcatgcaatgttgtgcaaaagtaTCGAAATGTATAAATTTAGAACTGACCTTCCCCTTCCTCCATCATTGCTTTAGGCTGTGTGAGAGCAAAGCATTGCATGGTCTCATAGCGTGGTCCACCGGCCCCTTCTTCACCTCCAGGACCGCCATGGCCGAACTTCACCAGCATGCGGCAGTTAAACGTGTGACTCTTCTGACGGGAAGCATCGCCACCCCATGACACACTGTTTGGACCTTAACATATATACAGAAATGCTTTGCGTTAATCAAGTGGCATTAAGTGAACTTATGTATGTATGCTTATGGTTTTTTGAAGAGTCAAAGAGCAACATTTACTTAAAATGCTGTTTTAGATatagggttgtcaaaagtaacgactttttattaatacattttaaaaatgttacaataccagcatttccccctagcattttgaccGCTGTTCTTAAACAGATCTGATtgaacgcttcaaaaacattctGTAAACAGATATATTTGAAGCGTTAATCATTGTGGCCAATCACAGACttatctgttgagcatgtgaacacgaTGACCAATCAGAGCTGTTTAAGTATccactcaacagcactcaaaatgcAAGGGGGAAATTTGtcaataaaatttattttaaaacttttgacAACCCCATTTAGATACATAGAGTAGCATTCATACCATTGCTTTTGGGCAAGTTTTTATGCAATTCTTCTCTGTCTTCCTCATGCAGTATGTTGTAGATGCTGGTGTTGATCAGTTCTTCCTGTTTATACTGCAGGTACTGAGTCACATTATCTGACACAAACACAATGCTGCCTTCACGACTCACCACAAACAAAAACCCATCCAGAGCCTGATTGAGAGAAACAGATGCagaattaatattattaattcattatgTATTATTGtagtatattaaaaaataaacctaAATACTTTTAACTTGTTTTGATCTTTTCTCAATCCTTTGGATACTTCATGAAAGACACTAAATTATAATTGATAAGGATCCTAGTATGAGAAATGAGCAAATGTTCTTCAAGACGACAATTGACCTTTAGGTCTGTAATCTAACCTGTAGCAACAGTGGGCCCAGATGGTCCTTGTCGATGACTCCTGGACCAGTAGAGGAGACATCCGCCTTCTGGACATCATCATCCCCACATGAGCTTTTACCTGTGTGACGTGTAATTATAAACCACAtattagaaatattttaaaaatacacaaagTTGTAAAGATGTAGATTACTGTTCAAAGGTCATCTCTTTATATTTCTGTAAGATACATTTATCcatcaaagatgcattaaattgatcaaaagtgacagtactgacatttataatgttacaaaatatttctatttcaaataaatgctgttgacaTTCTATTCAAAGAAACCTGAAAAaagtttcaacaaaaatattaatctgtaccgttttcaattttaataataagaactggagtaatgatgctgaaaattcagctttaccgtCATTCGGGAATAAATGAcactttaaaatgcattaaaaaaagaaaattattttaaatttgtaataatatctcacaatatgactgtttttactgtatttgtgatcaaataaatgcagacttagTGAgattaaaacactaaaaattgTTTTCTGTGTCACCATGCAAAAGAACGTAGAATATTTTAGCAAGAGAACAAGCTTAAACCTCAATCTGTTCATTCTAATATGTAGATTTGTAGGTTTCATTCCTGTAAGAAACGATTAACCAACAGAATGTCAAATAAGGAAGAATGAACACCAACGCCTATTCATTGTTTTGCAGTGTGAACACCGGgttatatagcctaaataaaaAAAGGCATGTATAGGCCTGTCTCATGCAACAGACTTGTGGAGAACACCGTTTTGAATGCAATATATAATTATGAGAGGAATGAAAACAGGGCAGTCATTGTAGAAAATATAACGAAAATCTTACACATATAGCAATTAAGTTAATTATTTTACACTATGTTTTTCTttctataaaattatttattgattttagtCCAATTTGATTTGCAAGATAATCCAGTctcattcacatttatttacatcCACAGGTAAATTCATGATTGCACAATATTGaacagaaactttttttttgttcaaaaaactattttatatcAGCTAAATTCTAGCAAATGCATTAAAGACGCACTCAATGTTGATTCCAGACTGCAGTAACACAACATTCCCCTCGCCACCAGGTGGCAGTGTTTTATAAAACCAAGCAAATTTCCCACACACTGTGGGTTtagtaaatatttttacagactgatATGTAAAAGAGCAGTTCGAGCAGATGTGTACCTTGCTCTTTAATCTGTCGTATCTGGCGCACTGTCTCTTTAAGGATGGCACATTTATCGGGTTTGACATTGAAGCTGTCGATGTCACTAAGGTTGGCGGAAATCAGTTCGGCCAGCTCCTCTATATACTTGCTCTCCTGTTCCCTCCTGCGCTTATCACATCTGTAATAAAAGCCACACATATGCAATTTTAGtgaggaaaaaacatttaatacattgCTTGATTTGTGTTTCCGttcaacctaaaaaaaaaaaaaaaaaagtctcaccCTTGTCCTGGTGTGTCACAAGTGGAGAGTTTGCGCTTCCGGTCCGAGCACAACGGCTCAAGTGAGTTCTCACCCACTCCACTCATGTTTAAAACATATCAGCACctatgaaacacacacaaagttTAGATTTGGGGCAGAAAACACACATCCAAAGGCATATTATGATCTCAAAAATGataggaaaacaaaacaatcaatTCTATTTCATCACAAGTGCACTACAAACAAATAATGAGCTGACTTTGGCACTTCTACACAATGCACTTGAAGGCTTCATCTCTTTCAAATGGTTTAGTAAAAAactacatgtgtgtgtgtgtgtatggctTATTTTTAAGTGTTCCCACATAGAGCTGAATGCGCGGAATGTTCCAGGCCTCAGCAGCGGtgctgcgtgtgtgtgtgtgtgtgtgtgtgtgtgtgtgtgtgtgtttgtgtgacagTGTGTCTGAGAAGAGACACTGATTATGATGGAGTGAAACGGGGCCCCAGGGGAAATGGATCAACcctcagtgtgtttgtgtgtgtgtttctgtagcAGCGACTGGGTCAATTATCTCAATCCGTGAAGCCGTACGCCGCACAACATATAAATGAAATGTATAAATGATCTAATTAAAAAGCAGACTAATGAATCTGAATCACTAATACGGTATTAAAGACAATATGGTCACTCAGCCCCCCTCCCAAAATGCATTCAGAAACACTGTGATATAATGTCCTTCCTCCACACGTCTCATTATGACACACAATCTTCCTACTTTTACCGTCATTGCTCCACCCACTTCACCAACAACAACACTTCCTCCTCTTtagtgacactttttttttctctttttgttgTCGTTACTGGCACTGCCCTTTCGGATACGTCTGTCTTCCTTTCAAGTTATGTATGCAAAAACATATTAATCACACTTAATTaagttaatgaatgaatgaacaaaatatCAATCAAGTGGcatttatttaaagtgtactgaTTTTAAAATTGCTATCTTCGTTTGAACAGTACCGATATTGATTCCAAGATCACACAGGCCGATTCCCAAAACAAATGGGCCggttctttttaatgaatccCAAAAAAAGCCTGACTAGTGTAGTCTAATTCCCAAATAGAATGACTCTCATGAGCCAGTTCTtattagtgaatcaaaaaaaaaaaaaaggctggcCAGTATAATCTGATTCCCGAAATGATTGACTCTTATGAATCGGTTCTTGTTAGTGAACTGCCCAACCAGTGTAGTCCGATTCCCAAATTGAAATGAGCTTGTGAAGCTCCACTAGTGTCACCAAGTTCAAAAAAGATGACTGTTTTTTCCTGAAAATTCTGCCACTGGTCGCCCAAACAAATAGTCCCGCCTCAAACCCACAGCACTAACTGAGCCAAAAGTTGTTGTGTCGGGCTGTGCAGatttgatcattttaaatgcatttttatttctgATGTATTATTAGAGCCATAGAGTGACATCATATGCTGTtaatatttattgcagtgtttgAAGACATTTTGCATAAGCCTACAATGACAATTTGCATACTCAAAGCCTATGATGACCACACCTTTATGTGGAACACATCCATAGTTAATATGATGAACTACAGCTGTGGTTACTCTGCTAGAACATCCGTGTGAACTTCATACATTCGCTAAAAATCAACTTAAGGCCAGCTGGTTAAAAGTACAAGTAATCACACATGGCTGTCTTTCCATCTCCGTTCTTTTCATTCTCCCTGGCTTCTTCTGCTGTTATCAGTCTCTGTCACGCTGGTCATAGACCCTCTGCTGTATGCGTGCATGTGTGCAAGAGTGTTTGTTTAGAGCCCTGACCTTGCCCCGCTCCTGACCCCTCCCAGAGTTCAGCGGAAATCTCAGAGCACAGACCATCGGCTTGCAGTCTTTTCCCCTTCCCTCGctgaacacacacatgcaaacaacCTTTTCCCCTCGCTTAAAGAGattgttcactcaaaaatgtaaattctgtcatggTGTTCCAAACACTTTTCTTCATCTTtagaacaaaaatgttttttttaaatatatacttttaatattCTCTTATCATTTTTGTCCACTGATTTAAACTTAAGTTGTGATAATCTTTTCTGCTCTATTATTTAAGAagctatattatttatatatgtcacaagaaaaaatgtagagtGGGACATTACTTTGTCAATTTTGCAGgatttgatattttttaatattccattttagattttaatagcaacattaaaggtgccctagattcaaaaattgaatttacctcggcatagttaaataacaagagttcagtacatggaaaagacatacagtgagtctcaaacaccattgtttcctccttcttatataaatctcatttgtttaaaagacctccgaagaacaggcgaatctcaacataacaccgactgttacgcccccaatatttacatatgccagcccatgttcccaacattatgaaaggctttagacaagggcagaacgtctggatctgcacagctgaatcaacagactaggtaagcaagcaaaaacaatagcaaaaaatggcagatggagcgataataactgacatgattcatgataacatgatattttcagtgatatttgtaaattgtctaaatgttttgttagcatgttgctaatgtactgttaaatgtggttaaagcttccatcgtttattactgtattcatggagacaagagccgtcgctattttcatttttaaacacttgcagtctgtataatgcataaacaacttcattctttataaatctctccaacagtgtagcattagccgttacccacggagcatagcctcaaactcattcataatcaatgtaaacattaaaataaacactgtacttacgcaattgagggttatattagctgtttgaactttttttatgttgtttaaggcaagtgcaagctcttggggcgtggagcaccagatttaaagggccacacaccctgaatcggctcatttctaattatgccccaaaataggcagttaaaaaaaaattataaaaaaaaaaaatctatggggtattttgagctgaaacttcacagacacattcaggggacaccttagacttattcAACATTTTCACGTTTCAAAGAGTTCATAAAGACATCATATAAGTAATAACCTGAAGGCTAAGCCTTTAAAATAcacaattgctttatatgatgaacagatttaatttaggcttttattcacatataaacattgatcaatggACATTAAATATGAACGTCAAATATGGTAAACAGAAGGACAGACAAGCCGCTTCTGTTTACCATAAGCAAGTCTTCTGGATTActtttacaatgtctttatgTACTTTTTGAAGCATTAAAATGTTGATTTCTTAGCCTTTTAATGGATGAACAAAAGTTGacgagagaatattaaaaatatcttcattagTGTTCCGTAGGTACAGGattggaacgacacgagggtgattaaatgatgacaattttcgtttctgggtgaactattcctttaagaaaaacacacacagtttgCCCTCTGTCACCTCAAAACTCTAAGAATGAGCTCATCATTCCTGACTGACTGAGAGACATTACACAACTGTACCCATACTGCACTACCTGTGCTGACACGTACAGCTGTCCATCACAAACCTAAAACACACCGAAAAACTGCTGCAGAATTGTTTGCATCTTCcaaatttctttcttactttctcTGTCTCTACTTTTAGATATCTTTTACCCTTTATATCTCCTTGAACTCTGCAGTGGAGTGAAACAAATAATAGACAAATAACCGCTCATGACTGTTAAGGTCAAGGCACCGTTCAAATCTATCAAGCCATTAAAGAGATATTTTgtccaaaattgaaaattctgtcaacatatattcacctccatgt comes from Chanodichthys erythropterus isolate Z2021 chromosome 6, ASM2448905v1, whole genome shotgun sequence and encodes:
- the ncoa3 gene encoding nuclear receptor coactivator 3 isoform X2; protein product: MSGVGENSLEPLCSDRKRKLSTCDTPGQGCDKRRREQESKYIEELAELISANLSDIDSFNVKPDKCAILKETVRQIRQIKEQGKSSCGDDDVQKADVSSTGPGVIDKDHLGPLLLQALDGFLFVVSREGSIVFVSDNVTQYLQYKQEELINTSIYNILHEEDREELHKNLPKSNGPNSVSWGGDASRQKSHTFNCRMLVKFGHGGPGGEEGAGGPRYETMQCFALTQPKAMMEEGEDLQSCMICVARRVTAVERTERFSTRHELSGKLIEIEQQSLLHTTMRPGWEDLVRRCMQMFLHRSEGQPWSYKRHYHEAYVHGRAETPPYRFSLSDGTPVTAQTRSELCRNPVTNDPVTFLSTHLLQREQNGYRPNQGGVMRSVMGNANPNAQMGMGNTRGYGMNEQGHMGPRGGPMFGPANRMNQMNPMHQMNQMNQMNSMNQMNMNQMNCMNQMSSMNQINQMNQMNSMNQMGHPGMNQHQQGQFHGGGYGMGMTSPSQGSPGMNPAQQNLMGSPRIRGSPKMGASPFSPGGMHSPMGPVGMGGSGGSSGPSVGNTFSSSSLNALQAISEGVGSSLPSALNSPAHKSDSSPSINSTQSSQQGQASNNKPSTGDSKSPSSAHSTGLDQQQASSSETTDKPDSQSNKDGSTGAEVNRRVPDGKGHKKLLQLLTSPTEEIGIGTATGGPVPGRASTPMGSDSKEAGSGMMSPSSTGVSSSSGSSSGNNLNQQSSGGVSSTACPSGHHGSHTLQEKHKILHKLLQNGNTPDEVARITAEATGKTSLGSEHPGAEGRNLDLKQEQHSPKEGKKPQALLHYLLNKDDSKEPNATEVKPKLEELEGRGANGGQGSGVTTSNSNNQEGKVKTEPPDELDNLESILGGLRNSGSGMFADSGTGGMEGVNKQGNGPNSTAHDREVVGMGPGQRVPFQRAVSVDGKPLSGPGMTGRRSAPSSLVKQEHTDNQMGMGGPNRPMGMPNRPPMAGAGDWGMSGSASSPVGHPGMGRAGMDHNPKSMMGGPMVNRSNSVPATRSMLQQQLMDMGPYDVGMGMNSFRGQAPPPQSPSWPDSGMGMEGPQNANRLPFNNSLDDLLVPPSTTEGQSDERALLDQLDSLLNNTDVIALEEIDRALGIPDLINQGHSSDQPPPTDPFSGPCPGPDSSMGMEPKGMYGQGYPGPPSMGMQGGYGPGPNPGPGPGPGPLQGQSGPGFNPMMSQMSQQGGFPGMGGMGAMHPRANMMRARMNTAKPLRLQLQQRLQGQQFLNQSRQGMGMRPDNNPVGNPGMRPSMQQGMGGQPGFLNAQMMAQRSREMMNLQTEMRRQRMMMIMQQQQQQQQQVAAGGFSPPPNVTAPTGMDNPMGGPPINQPAQQAFNYGGNYGMGQQGDPSFVGTGSSPPNNMISGRMGGPQNPMMQQHPQSNPMYQSAEMKGWGQGPMPMNNSYSQQQQYPQQGAPGQYGGMMMNGSMQGGVNGNGAGQMPPMQGQMGMNAMGMGRMPMGPDQKYC